One Etheostoma spectabile isolate EspeVRDwgs_2016 chromosome 12, UIUC_Espe_1.0, whole genome shotgun sequence genomic window carries:
- the LOC116699174 gene encoding LOW QUALITY PROTEIN: UDP-N-acetylglucosamine transporter (The sequence of the model RefSeq protein was modified relative to this genomic sequence to represent the inferred CDS: inserted 2 bases in 2 codons), with product MVLSSPHSARLKYLSLWVLVLQTTSLVLTMRYSRTLKEDGPRYLASSAVVSAEVLKIFTCTLLVFIENNFSVQLLKEEIVNKPMETMKLAIPAVIYTLQNNLLYVALSNLDAATYQVTYQLKILTTALFSVSMLGKRLGFYQWLSLLFLMAGVTLVQWPTESEGDSEQKILSASSQFVGLMAVLMAXVSSGFAGVYFEKILKETKQXVWVRNIQLGLFGFVFGFIGMIVYDGQRVRQSGMFQGYNTITWTVVALQALGGLVIAVVIKYADNILKGFATSLSILVSTLISYFLLKDFNPTRVFFLGAGLVIAATFLYSNERKPASSSAIKV from the exons ATGGTGCTGTCCTCGCCACACTCCGCCAGACTGAAGTATCTGTCTCTGTGGGTGCTGGTGTTGCAGACCACCTCCCTGGTGCTCACCATGCGCTACTCCCGCACCCTGAAGGAAGATGGACCCCGCTACCTGGCCTCCTCCGCCGTGGTGTCGGCCGAGGTGCTCAAGATCTTCACCTGCACCCTCCTCGTCTTCATTGAGAACA ATTTCAGTGTGCAACTGCTGAAGGAGGAGATTGTGAACAAGCCCATGGAGACCATGAAGTTGGCTATTCCTGCAGTGATCTACACACTGCAGAACAATCTGCTCTATGTTGCCTTATCCAACCTGGACGCAGCCACCTATCAG GTCACGTACCAGTTAAAGATCCTCACCACAGCACTGTTTTCTGTCTCCATGCTTGGGAAGAGGTTGGGCTTCTACCAATGGCTCTCCCTGCTCTTTCTCATGGCCGGAGTCACTCTAGTGCAG TGGCCCACAGAGTCTGAAGGGGACTCTGAGCAGAAGATCCTGTCTGCAAGCTCTCAGTTTGTTGGACTCATGGCTGTGCTGATGG GTGTGTCCAGTGGCTTTGCTGGAGTTTACTTTGAGAAAATCCTCAAGGAGACTAAAC GTGTGTGGGTCCGTAACATACAACTGG gtttgtttGGCTTTGTGTTTGGCTTCATAGGAATGATAGTGTATGACGGCCAAAGGGTCAGACAGTCAGGAATGTTCCAGGGCTACAACACCATCACCTGGACAGTTGTTGCCTTACAG GCTCTGGGCGGCTTGGTCATAGCAGTAGTCATTAAATATGCAGACAACATCCTCAAAGGATTTGCTACCTCTCTGTCCATCCTCGTTTCTACACTCATTTCATATTTCCTGTTGAAGGATTTTAACCCTACACG
- the imp3 gene encoding U3 small nucleolar ribonucleoprotein IMP3, whose protein sequence is MVRKLKHHEQKLLKKVDFINWEVDNNLHEVKVLRKYRIEKREDYTKYNKLSRNIRDLAQKIRDLDEKDGFRAQSTHRLLEKLYSIGLMPTKQNLSLTEKVTASSFCRRRLPSIMLKLHMAQNLKTAITFIEQGHVRVGPDIVTDPAFLVTRNMEDFVTWVDSSKIKQHVMNYNDERDDFDLVA, encoded by the exons ATGGTGCGTAAATTAAAGCACCATGAACAGAAGTTGTTGAAGAAGGTGGACTTCATCAACTGGGAGGTGGACAACAACCTGCACGAGGTCAAAGTGTTGCGGAAGTATCGCATCGAAAAGAGGGAGGACTACACCAA GTACAACAAGTTGAGTCGTAACATCAGAGATCTCGCCCAGAAAATCCGAGATCTGGATGAGAAAGATGGCTTCAGAGCTCAGAGCACACATCGACTACTGGAAAAACT GTACAGTATCGGCCTCATGCCCACCAAACAGAATCTGTCCCTCACAGAGAAAGTCACAGCTTCGTCATTCTGCAG GAGAAGGCTGCCCAGCATCATGCTGAAACTCCACATGGCTCAGAACCTGAAGACGGCCATCACCTTCATCGAACAAGGAC ATGTGCGTGTTGGCCCAGACATTGTCACAGACCCAGCTTTCCTCGTCACAAG AAATATGGAAGATTTTGTTACTTGGGTTGACTCCTCCAAGATCAAGCAGCATGTCATGAATTATAATGATGAG AGGGACGACTTTGATCTGGTGGCATAA
- the sec22ba gene encoding vesicle-trafficking protein SEC22b-A: MTSLTILARVADGLPLAASIQEDEQSGRDLQQYQSQAKQLCRKLNAQSPDRCTLEAGDMNFHYLIAQGVCYLFLCEASFPKKMVFAYLEDLHSEFHDQYGRRVPTVTRPYSFIEFDTYIQKTKKSYIDSRSRRNFGSINTELQDVQRIMVANIEEVLQRGESLSALDTKASNLSGLSKKYRSDAKYLNTRSAYAKLAAVSVFFITLIIYVRFWWL; this comes from the exons ATGACTTCACTAACAATCCTCGCCCGCGTGGCGGACGGACTGCCGCTCGCGGCGTCCATACAggaggatgaacag TCAGGAAGAGACCTCCAGCAGTACCAGAGCCAAGCCAAGCAGCTGTGCCGTAAATTGAATGCACAAAGTCCGGACCGCTGTACCCTGGAGGCCGGGGACATGAACTTCCA ctattTAATAGCACAGGGTGTGTGCTACCTTTTCCTCTGTGAGGCTTCATTTCCCAAAAAGATGGTGTTTGCATACCTTGAAGACCTCCACAGTGAGTTCCATGACCAGTATGGAAGAAGAGTACCCACAGTAACAAGACCGTACTCCTTCATTGAGTTTG ACACTTACATCcagaaaacaaagaagtcaTACATTGACAGCAGGTCCAGGAGGAACTTTGGCAGCATTAACACAGAGCTACAGGATGTCCAGAGAATTATGGTGGCAAATATTGAGGAAGTTCTGCAAAGAGGAGAATCTCTTTCTG CGCTAGACACAAAAGCCAGCAATCTGTCCGGTCTATCAAAGAAGTACCGCAGCGATGCCAAATACCTCAACACCCGCTCGGCATATGCCAAGTTGGCTGCTGTGTCAGTGTTCTTCATCACACTCATCATCTATGTGCGTTTCTGGTGGCTCTGA